The following proteins come from a genomic window of Actinomarinicola tropica:
- a CDS encoding SIS domain-containing protein, producing the protein MRRPGVRELPDASEVLASVQAAADAVPGLDASPDVARLESVADGLQSADTALRGVAGVTVLLADPALRPALRAALDVVDAVVARLEARLDAGDVTLDGGLEALNATLIRIKDASWSVRHDRIRTAEAVADLAGANPAPAALAGYLSVQQSLSALDRLEVRGRDSAGIQVLVTDHGLDLDAPAVAALLDGRIDDPLLTSGAVRTPSGALAFVYKAAAEIGELGDNTRALRDAVRADALLRMALDNDTARAQVLGHTRWASVGIISQPNAHPLDSTELGGSVGPYVTAVLNGDVDNFADLKSSEGLRIAAEITTDAKVIPTLVSRHLASGTNLADAFRSTVAALDGSVAIAASAASDPDRMCLALRGSGQALYVGMADDAFIAASEPYGVIEEATSYLRMDGETPADPDSPVASRGQIVVLDARMAGEVAGVERLSYDGTPLPVAEDDLVAPAITTRDIDRGDHPHFLLKEISEAPRSFRSTLRGKLLTGPDGRLDVRLAPTSFPDDVRDDLAAGRITRVLVVGQGTAAVAGQSLATVLADLVAHTPLRVESALATELSGFGLRHDMTDTLVVAISQSGTTTDTNRTVDLVRARGGRVIAIVNRRASDLTDKSDGVLYTSDGRDVEMSVASTKAFYAQVAAGFLLAVAVAEAVGVSIGDRPHQELLAALRDLPQAMAATLEARPAIARAAQAFAPSRRSWAMVGNGRNLIAARELRIKLSELCYKSIACDGTEDKKHIDLSSEPMILVCATGLTGSTADDVAKEVAIYRAHKAAPIVIAGEGESRYAAALDVISVPSVHPDLGFVLSAMAGHLFGYEAALAIDAQALPLREARAAIEELASTERDAEAVLSALRPRLAPLAARFFDGLRAGDYDGHLESSTAVRLSTTLRFALGSAPLDAYEVEVGKVGTPGVVVEDLTDALTRGIEELTRPIDAIKHQAKTVTVGISRSDESILDVALVRAVLDAGAGRDRLNYATLKSLADLDPAVAEVRGFTRYAIDGLDDEGAPATITVIDKGGIAVDIPSRTDRDPHLRGTKNQVALERRVFVNVGRSDARTTVLVPEVKGQQTTGITLLHVALTDHLPAGAARSVLQGYRGRYAALRDAVMETEPAFRDDLLAEVPVVELLTSPIQPLADRWRSDR; encoded by the coding sequence GTGCGACGACCGGGCGTCCGCGAGCTCCCCGACGCGTCCGAGGTGCTCGCCTCGGTGCAGGCCGCGGCCGACGCCGTGCCGGGGCTCGACGCCTCGCCCGACGTGGCCCGGCTCGAGTCCGTCGCCGACGGGTTGCAGTCCGCCGACACCGCCCTGCGCGGCGTCGCCGGCGTGACGGTCCTGCTGGCCGACCCGGCGCTGCGCCCGGCGCTGCGGGCCGCCCTCGACGTCGTCGACGCCGTGGTCGCCCGCCTGGAGGCCCGTCTCGACGCCGGCGACGTCACCCTCGACGGCGGCCTCGAGGCCCTCAACGCCACCCTCATCCGCATCAAGGACGCCTCGTGGTCGGTCCGCCACGACCGCATCCGCACCGCCGAGGCGGTCGCCGACCTCGCCGGCGCGAACCCGGCCCCGGCGGCGCTGGCCGGCTACCTGTCCGTCCAGCAGTCGCTGTCCGCGCTCGACCGCCTGGAGGTCCGGGGCCGCGACTCCGCCGGCATCCAGGTGCTCGTCACCGATCACGGCCTCGACCTCGACGCGCCGGCCGTTGCCGCCCTGCTCGACGGTCGGATCGACGACCCGCTGCTCACCTCGGGGGCGGTCCGCACCCCGTCGGGTGCGCTGGCCTTCGTCTACAAGGCCGCGGCCGAGATCGGCGAGCTCGGCGACAACACCCGCGCCCTGCGCGACGCCGTGCGCGCCGACGCGCTCCTGCGGATGGCGCTCGACAACGACACCGCTCGAGCACAGGTGCTCGGCCACACCCGCTGGGCGAGCGTGGGCATCATCTCCCAGCCGAACGCCCACCCGCTCGACTCCACCGAGCTCGGCGGCTCGGTGGGGCCCTACGTCACCGCGGTCCTGAACGGCGACGTCGACAACTTCGCCGACCTGAAGTCCTCCGAGGGCCTCCGGATCGCGGCGGAGATCACCACCGACGCCAAGGTCATCCCCACGCTCGTGTCGCGCCACCTGGCGTCGGGCACGAACCTCGCCGACGCGTTCCGCTCGACGGTCGCCGCGCTCGACGGATCGGTCGCCATCGCCGCCTCGGCGGCCAGCGATCCGGACCGCATGTGCCTGGCGCTGCGGGGCAGCGGCCAGGCGCTCTACGTCGGCATGGCCGACGACGCCTTCATCGCCGCCAGCGAGCCCTACGGCGTGATCGAGGAGGCCACCAGCTACCTCCGCATGGACGGCGAGACGCCGGCCGACCCCGACAGCCCCGTCGCGAGCCGGGGCCAGATCGTCGTCCTCGACGCCCGCATGGCGGGCGAGGTGGCCGGCGTCGAGCGCCTCTCCTACGACGGCACGCCCCTCCCCGTCGCCGAGGACGACCTCGTCGCTCCGGCGATCACCACCCGCGACATCGACCGCGGCGACCACCCCCACTTCCTGCTGAAGGAGATCTCCGAGGCGCCTCGATCGTTCCGGTCGACCCTGCGGGGCAAGCTCCTCACCGGGCCCGACGGCCGGCTCGACGTCCGCCTGGCGCCCACCAGCTTCCCCGACGACGTCCGCGACGACCTGGCGGCGGGCCGCATCACCCGCGTCCTCGTCGTCGGGCAGGGGACGGCGGCGGTCGCCGGCCAGAGCCTGGCCACCGTCCTGGCCGACCTCGTCGCCCACACGCCCCTGCGGGTCGAGTCCGCGCTCGCCACCGAGCTGTCCGGCTTCGGGCTGCGCCACGACATGACCGACACGCTCGTCGTGGCCATCAGCCAGTCGGGCACCACCACCGACACCAACCGCACCGTCGACCTCGTCCGGGCACGGGGCGGCCGGGTGATCGCCATCGTGAACCGGCGCGCCAGCGACCTCACCGACAAGTCCGACGGCGTCCTCTACACGTCCGACGGCCGCGACGTCGAGATGAGCGTGGCGTCCACCAAGGCGTTCTACGCCCAGGTCGCCGCCGGCTTCCTCCTCGCCGTCGCCGTGGCCGAGGCGGTCGGCGTCTCGATCGGCGACCGGCCGCACCAGGAGCTCCTCGCCGCCCTCCGCGACCTCCCCCAGGCGATGGCCGCCACGCTCGAGGCCCGCCCGGCCATCGCCCGGGCCGCCCAGGCGTTCGCCCCGAGCCGCCGCTCGTGGGCGATGGTGGGCAACGGCCGCAACCTCATCGCCGCCCGCGAGCTGCGGATCAAGCTCTCCGAGCTCTGCTACAAGTCGATCGCCTGCGACGGCACCGAGGACAAGAAGCACATCGACCTCTCGTCGGAGCCGATGATCCTCGTGTGCGCCACCGGCCTCACCGGCTCGACGGCCGACGACGTGGCGAAGGAGGTCGCGATCTACCGGGCCCACAAGGCGGCCCCGATCGTGATCGCCGGCGAGGGCGAGTCCCGGTACGCCGCGGCCCTCGACGTCATCTCGGTCCCGTCGGTCCACCCGGACCTCGGCTTCGTGCTGTCCGCCATGGCCGGGCACCTCTTCGGCTACGAAGCGGCGCTCGCCATCGACGCCCAGGCGCTGCCGCTGCGCGAAGCGCGCGCCGCCATCGAGGAGCTGGCGTCCACCGAGCGCGACGCCGAGGCCGTGCTCTCGGCGCTGCGCCCCCGCCTCGCCCCGCTCGCCGCGCGCTTCTTCGACGGCCTCCGCGCCGGCGACTACGACGGCCACCTCGAGTCGAGCACGGCGGTCCGCCTCTCGACGACCCTGCGCTTCGCACTGGGGTCGGCGCCGCTCGACGCCTACGAGGTCGAGGTCGGCAAGGTCGGCACGCCCGGCGTGGTCGTCGAGGACCTCACCGACGCCCTCACCCGGGGCATCGAGGAGCTCACCCGGCCGATCGACGCCATCAAGCACCAGGCCAAGACGGTCACCGTGGGCATCTCCCGCTCCGACGAGTCGATCCTCGACGTGGCGCTCGTCCGGGCGGTGCTCGACGCCGGCGCCGGCCGGGACCGGCTCAACTACGCCACGCTCAAGTCGCTCGCCGACCTCGACCCTGCCGTCGCCGAGGTGCGGGGCTTCACCCGCTACGCCATCGACGGCCTCGACGACGAGGGCGCCCCGGCCACGATCACGGTGATCGACAAGGGCGGCATCGCCGTCGACATCCCGTCGCGCACCGACCGCGACCCCCACCTGCGGGGCACGAAGAACCAGGTGGCCCTCGAGCGGCGGGTGTTCGTCAACGTGGGCCGCAGCGACGCCCGCACGACGGTCCTCGTGCCCGAGGTCAAGGGGCAGCAGACCACCGGCATCACGCTGCTGCACGTGGCGCTCACCGACCACCTCCCCGCGGGTGCGGCGCGCTCGGTCCTGCAGGGGTACCGCGGCCGGTACGCCGCGCTGCGGGACGCCGTCATGGAGACCGAGCCCGCGTTCCGCGACGACCTCCTCGCCGAGGTCCCCGTCGTCGAGCTGCTCACCTCGCCGATCCAGCCGCTGGCCGACCGCTGGCGCTCCGACCGGTGA